One Gimesia aquarii DNA segment encodes these proteins:
- a CDS encoding DUF6807 family protein has translation MKRFSVALVALMAILTSLTSVNAGEKTGFTWKDHPEKKVADLYYNGNPVLQYVYPYDDSSAEKIHDTYKVFHHVYGPGSKAIITKGPGGKFTHHRGLYVGWNKTFFDGKQLDFWHCKNGAHLRHAEMIEMAGGPDSGTMTSEIHWNDAKGKPVIEETRKVTVTPIKVSTSKNPAWQIDWQTTLKSKRGEIKLDGDRQHAGFQFRAAQAVADANNATYVRPEGFPQQPAPFQVSDKKDPNGHINLGWFAMTYVIDGKRYNVEYFEDPSVPKPSRYSERPYGRFGAFFNTKFDESKPLEMKYRVIVSEGKTPSQAEIQKRYDQFVASLKK, from the coding sequence ATGAAGCGTTTTTCTGTCGCTCTTGTAGCGTTGATGGCAATTTTGACTTCCCTTACTTCTGTCAATGCAGGAGAAAAGACTGGTTTTACCTGGAAAGATCATCCCGAGAAAAAAGTGGCTGATCTCTATTACAACGGAAACCCCGTTCTGCAATACGTCTATCCTTACGATGATTCATCGGCAGAAAAAATTCATGATACATACAAAGTGTTTCATCACGTCTACGGTCCGGGTAGTAAAGCAATTATCACAAAAGGTCCCGGCGGAAAATTCACTCATCACCGCGGACTCTATGTAGGCTGGAATAAAACATTTTTTGATGGAAAACAGCTTGATTTCTGGCACTGCAAGAACGGGGCTCATCTCCGACATGCCGAAATGATTGAAATGGCCGGCGGACCTGACTCGGGAACCATGACCTCAGAAATTCATTGGAACGATGCCAAAGGCAAACCCGTCATTGAAGAAACTCGTAAAGTCACTGTCACCCCCATCAAAGTTTCGACTTCAAAAAATCCTGCCTGGCAGATTGACTGGCAGACAACACTCAAGAGTAAACGTGGCGAAATCAAACTCGATGGCGACCGTCAGCATGCCGGTTTTCAATTCCGGGCCGCACAGGCAGTCGCCGATGCCAACAACGCGACTTACGTTCGTCCGGAAGGCTTTCCCCAACAGCCAGCTCCGTTTCAGGTTTCCGATAAAAAAGATCCCAACGGACACATCAATCTCGGCTGGTTTGCCATGACCTATGTAATTGATGGCAAACGCTACAATGTCGAATATTTTGAAGATCCCAGTGTTCCCAAACCCTCGCGCTATTCGGAACGTCCTTACGGTCGCTTTGGTGCGTTCTTCAATACAAAGTTCGATGAAAGTAAGCCACTCGAAATGAAGTATCGAGTTATCGTCAGTGAAGGAAAGACGCCGAGCCAGGCTGAAATCCAAAAGCGTTACGATCAGTTTGTTGCTTCCCTCAAAAAATAG
- a CDS encoding UvrB/UvrC motif-containing protein → MKKCKVCNKPAVYHLTEIQNGEAQALHFCEDHFQEYISGQAPQDEWEPQDEATLIELNSQDLELDEELECPNCGITFQEFRSEGRLGCPHDYIAFREPLIQLLENIHGEREHIGKFPKRAPTSSQQQYDLIKLRRELTAAIAEENYEKAAALRDQISKLEEEEQNELESDSSAE, encoded by the coding sequence ATGAAAAAATGTAAAGTTTGTAATAAACCGGCCGTGTATCACCTAACCGAAATCCAAAACGGAGAGGCACAGGCTCTGCACTTTTGTGAAGACCATTTTCAGGAATACATCAGTGGTCAGGCTCCCCAGGATGAGTGGGAACCTCAAGACGAAGCCACACTCATCGAACTGAATTCACAAGATTTGGAACTGGATGAAGAACTCGAATGCCCCAATTGTGGAATTACATTTCAGGAATTTCGCAGTGAAGGGCGGTTAGGCTGTCCACACGACTACATCGCCTTTCGAGAACCACTGATTCAACTCCTCGAAAATATTCACGGCGAACGTGAACATATCGGCAAATTCCCCAAGCGGGCGCCAACTTCGAGTCAGCAGCAATACGACCTGATTAAATTACGCCGCGAATTGACAGCGGCGATTGCAGAAGAAAATTACGAAAAAGCGGCTGCACTACGAGATCAGATCTCCAAACTCGAAGAGGAAGAGCAAAACGAACTTGAATCTGATAGTTCCGCAGAATAA
- a CDS encoding AraC family transcriptional regulator, with translation MTCIPGNNLASIDVTILSALFDAAPDVAFFVKDAAGRYVTVNESLVNRHGLNSKADAIGKRPRDLCEGDFGNVPSEQDEEVLRTGQPILEHLEMQWNSRHEPVWCVTTKLPIPNGEGQIVGIIGFSRDVRVPVQTAEIPEGFARVLDDFERTLTNGVTPSTLAEKSDLTPQQLTRFTKRIFGLTPTQLITRIRIAAASRMLRDTNKTIAEIAVACGFYDHSAFTRAFRNATSVTPSAFRNQE, from the coding sequence ATGACGTGCATACCTGGAAACAATCTTGCCTCCATCGATGTGACGATTCTATCAGCTCTTTTTGATGCTGCCCCCGATGTCGCCTTCTTTGTAAAAGATGCCGCCGGTCGCTATGTGACGGTAAACGAGTCTTTGGTGAATCGTCATGGTCTAAACAGCAAGGCCGACGCCATTGGAAAAAGGCCCCGTGATCTCTGTGAGGGCGACTTCGGAAATGTTCCTTCTGAACAGGATGAGGAAGTGCTGCGGACCGGTCAACCGATACTCGAGCATCTCGAAATGCAGTGGAACAGTCGGCACGAACCGGTTTGGTGCGTGACAACCAAGTTACCGATTCCGAATGGTGAGGGCCAAATTGTCGGCATCATAGGGTTTTCACGTGATGTCCGAGTACCAGTGCAAACTGCAGAAATTCCGGAAGGCTTCGCGCGGGTATTGGATGATTTTGAAAGAACGCTAACCAATGGAGTCACACCCTCTACGCTGGCTGAGAAGTCAGACCTGACTCCACAGCAACTCACACGATTTACGAAGCGAATTTTTGGACTGACTCCGACTCAACTCATCACCAGAATTCGAATTGCCGCCGCTTCGCGAATGCTGCGTGATACGAACAAAACTATTGCTGAGATCGCAGTCGCTTGCGGTTTCTACGATCACAGTGCATTTACTCGAGCCTTCAGAAACGCGACCAGCGTGACCCCTTCCGCGTTCAGGAATCAGGAATAG
- a CDS encoding bifunctional riboflavin kinase/FAD synthetase codes for MLIRGLNGFDACLGGILSIGNFDGVHRGHQLIIQTLIQQARSQNLPAIVFTFDPHPIHLLRPEFAPPELMGIEDRAAILQSLGVDFVIAYPTDHALLRLSPEEFFQQVLIDQLKVKGLVEGPNFYFGKDRSGDVSLLQQLCARAGLSFEVVEPDICDGRMISSSEVRNAIQSGNLTPATEMLGRLYQVKGTVVHGDERGRLLGFPTANLSEVSTLLPGEGVYCGFGIVGEDRYPAAIHIGTNPTFEKSEKKVEVYLIGFSEEIYDQNLKVEFLEKLRETETFSDVETLKAQLAIDVETAKKQVLEWKPAQ; via the coding sequence GTGTTAATACGAGGATTAAACGGTTTCGATGCCTGTCTGGGGGGAATACTCTCAATTGGTAATTTTGATGGTGTGCATCGAGGGCACCAATTGATCATTCAAACACTGATTCAACAGGCGCGCAGTCAAAATCTGCCTGCAATCGTCTTTACATTTGATCCGCATCCCATTCATCTTCTCAGACCTGAATTTGCACCACCCGAATTAATGGGAATCGAAGATCGTGCTGCAATCTTGCAGAGCCTGGGGGTCGATTTTGTCATAGCCTACCCCACTGATCATGCTTTGCTCCGCCTCAGTCCGGAAGAATTCTTTCAACAGGTTTTAATTGATCAATTAAAAGTAAAGGGCTTGGTGGAAGGTCCCAATTTTTATTTCGGTAAAGATCGATCCGGGGATGTGAGCTTGCTACAGCAATTATGTGCGCGTGCGGGGCTTTCTTTTGAAGTCGTTGAACCTGACATTTGTGATGGACGAATGATTTCTTCTTCCGAAGTTCGTAACGCAATTCAGTCGGGGAATCTCACCCCGGCAACCGAAATGCTGGGCCGACTATATCAGGTAAAAGGCACAGTGGTCCATGGTGATGAACGGGGAAGACTTTTAGGTTTCCCGACCGCTAACCTGTCTGAGGTATCTACCTTGCTTCCTGGAGAGGGAGTTTATTGCGGGTTTGGAATTGTAGGAGAAGATCGCTATCCCGCGGCGATTCATATTGGCACGAATCCGACATTCGAGAAGTCTGAGAAGAAGGTAGAAGTCTATTTGATTGGTTTTTCAGAAGAGATCTATGATCAAAATCTCAAGGTCGAATTTCTGGAGAAGCTGAGAGAAACGGAAACCTTTTCTGACGTCGAAACGCTCAAAGCACAATTGGCGATTGATGTTGAAACAGCAAAAAAACAAGTCCTTGAATGGAAGCCTGCTCAATAA
- a CDS encoding PVC-type heme-binding CxxCH protein: protein MRFNDPHRCYACLLACLLFSGFQISLSADEFPIKNTQDPKDIATSPEQTVKNMTVPDGFQVTLFASEPDVHQPIGFDIDDRGRVWVAECFSYEAHGKYQDQFFDRIIILEDTNGDGKQDRRKVFWKGPGPLTSLTVGSHGVWALCRGELLYFEDKNHDDVPDGKPQVLLDGWNYKQVRHNIVSGLTWGPDGWLYGRHGITYTSLVGTPETDPSKRTLIHAGIWRFHPVRKTVEEVSSGTTNPWGFDYDEYGQMFFTNNVNGHLWHMIPGSHYLRMSGHGSDPNPYVYELMTKCADHDHWDSSSGKWTDSRDTSGVHGKMGGGHSHCGGMIYLGDNWPQKYRNSIFMCNTHGHRVNNDALEREGSGYVGTHRPDFLLTGSDWFRGIELKYGPDGSVYLTDWADLGECHDHDGVHRTSGRIYKISYGDVTPPKQLDLNQLSDSELVKLQLHPNDWYVRHARRILTERAGTVASWSQPKAELLKIYKTSKEVSRRLRAMWALYCMNQVNDFWLEQQLNDPDEHVRLWAIRLLVDDQKISSAAVKRFAKLAKQEPSGLVRLYLASALQSLSPQDCWEIAAGLDQNHQETADRNFTLMLWYGIEPSVMSASDSALQFLSHSTRPLIRQLVARRLTEDIDQHPEYVRKLVQLTINSKDPVAQQDLLAGIQAALQGRLKAQAPENWQTLKQQVSKTDSQDLQALVTELSVIFGDGQTMDVLKKIAVDSNRSMKSRYQALETLLNSSQDKDLLPVIQQSANVTELQALAIRGLSKFYDPLTIQRMLARYRGIKKEGREALLDTVCSRKEYVLLLLNAIDKKQIPQEDVSAFHVRQLRNFRNKAVVDKLNQVWGQTRETPEKKRAQIENYKTLLTAERLQQADRTKGRALYEKTCAKCHRLFGNGGTIGPDLTGANRTNMDYLLENMVDPSALIPKGYEMVVLALEDGRVLNGTVVRKTDQQLTLQTQNEQFVFDRQQIEEMTQSNLSLMPEGQLEKLSDQQLADLIAYLAGNSQVKLPAGVEIQSP from the coding sequence ATGCGCTTCAACGACCCACACCGATGCTATGCCTGTCTTCTTGCATGTCTGCTTTTTTCCGGTTTTCAAATTTCACTCTCTGCTGATGAATTCCCGATCAAAAATACGCAAGATCCCAAAGACATCGCGACCTCTCCTGAGCAAACCGTTAAGAATATGACCGTTCCCGATGGCTTCCAAGTCACGCTGTTTGCCAGTGAACCTGACGTGCATCAACCCATCGGTTTTGATATTGATGACCGTGGACGTGTGTGGGTTGCAGAATGTTTCAGTTACGAAGCACACGGTAAGTATCAGGATCAGTTCTTCGATCGGATTATCATTCTGGAAGATACCAACGGCGATGGAAAACAGGATCGGCGAAAAGTTTTCTGGAAAGGACCAGGACCTCTTACGAGTCTCACCGTCGGTTCCCATGGAGTCTGGGCGTTATGTCGAGGGGAACTCCTCTATTTCGAGGATAAAAACCACGATGATGTACCTGATGGGAAGCCTCAAGTGTTGCTCGATGGTTGGAACTATAAGCAGGTCAGGCATAATATTGTCAGCGGTCTGACGTGGGGGCCTGATGGCTGGTTGTATGGGCGACACGGAATTACCTATACCTCACTGGTGGGAACACCCGAAACCGACCCTTCAAAAAGAACCCTGATTCATGCGGGTATCTGGCGCTTTCATCCGGTTCGCAAAACCGTGGAAGAGGTGAGTTCCGGAACAACAAACCCCTGGGGTTTTGATTATGATGAATATGGGCAGATGTTTTTCACGAATAATGTGAATGGTCATTTATGGCATATGATTCCCGGTTCTCACTATCTTCGGATGTCGGGTCATGGCAGCGATCCAAATCCGTACGTTTATGAATTAATGACGAAGTGTGCCGACCACGATCATTGGGATAGTTCCTCAGGCAAATGGACCGATTCGCGAGATACTTCCGGAGTTCACGGTAAGATGGGTGGCGGCCATAGTCACTGTGGTGGCATGATTTATCTGGGAGATAACTGGCCACAGAAATATCGTAACTCCATCTTCATGTGTAACACACACGGGCACCGTGTTAACAATGATGCGCTGGAGCGCGAAGGCTCCGGTTACGTCGGCACTCATCGTCCCGATTTTCTGTTAACCGGGTCAGACTGGTTTCGAGGCATCGAACTTAAATATGGTCCTGATGGCAGTGTTTATCTGACTGACTGGGCCGACTTGGGAGAGTGCCATGATCATGATGGTGTGCATCGCACCAGCGGTCGCATCTATAAGATTTCCTATGGGGATGTGACTCCGCCGAAGCAGCTTGATCTGAATCAACTTTCGGACAGCGAATTGGTCAAGCTGCAACTGCATCCGAATGACTGGTATGTCAGACATGCGCGAAGAATTTTGACCGAGCGCGCGGGGACCGTCGCGAGTTGGAGCCAGCCTAAGGCAGAGTTATTGAAGATTTATAAGACATCAAAAGAGGTTTCCCGGCGGCTGCGAGCAATGTGGGCTTTATATTGCATGAATCAAGTGAATGATTTCTGGCTGGAGCAACAGTTGAACGACCCTGATGAGCACGTACGGCTCTGGGCAATTCGGTTATTGGTTGATGATCAAAAAATATCTTCCGCAGCAGTCAAACGTTTTGCGAAGTTGGCAAAACAGGAACCTTCTGGTTTAGTAAGGCTCTATCTCGCATCAGCTTTACAGTCTCTTTCCCCCCAGGATTGCTGGGAGATCGCCGCGGGTCTCGACCAGAATCATCAAGAGACAGCAGATCGTAATTTCACGCTGATGCTCTGGTATGGAATCGAACCATCGGTGATGAGTGCAAGTGATTCCGCATTACAGTTTCTCAGTCACTCCACCCGTCCATTGATTCGTCAACTGGTAGCGCGTCGATTGACGGAAGACATTGATCAGCATCCCGAATATGTCAGAAAGCTGGTTCAACTGACCATTAATAGCAAGGATCCCGTTGCCCAACAAGATCTGCTAGCTGGAATTCAGGCCGCATTGCAAGGACGACTCAAAGCACAGGCACCAGAGAATTGGCAGACTTTAAAACAACAGGTCTCAAAAACAGACTCCCAGGATTTACAGGCGCTCGTCACAGAGTTGTCTGTCATTTTCGGCGATGGCCAGACAATGGATGTTCTCAAGAAGATTGCCGTCGATTCGAATCGTTCCATGAAAAGTCGATATCAGGCCTTAGAGACCTTGTTAAACAGTTCGCAGGATAAAGATTTATTACCTGTCATCCAGCAGTCAGCGAATGTCACGGAGTTGCAGGCATTGGCAATTCGTGGTTTGTCGAAGTTTTATGATCCGCTGACGATTCAGCGCATGCTGGCACGTTATCGAGGGATTAAAAAGGAAGGCCGCGAGGCACTATTGGACACAGTTTGCAGCCGAAAAGAATACGTGCTGCTTTTGCTGAATGCCATCGATAAAAAACAGATCCCTCAAGAGGATGTCTCAGCATTCCATGTGCGACAGCTACGCAACTTTCGCAATAAGGCAGTTGTCGACAAATTGAATCAGGTCTGGGGACAGACCCGAGAGACCCCCGAAAAGAAACGCGCACAAATTGAAAATTATAAAACTCTATTAACCGCAGAGCGATTGCAGCAGGCAGATCGCACAAAGGGACGGGCCTTATATGAAAAAACCTGTGCGAAATGTCATCGCCTGTTTGGAAACGGGGGCACAATTGGTCCGGATCTGACGGGCGCCAACCGGACGAATATGGATTATCTGTTAGAAAACATGGTTGATCCTTCTGCCCTGATTCCCAAAGGCTATGAGATGGTGGTACTTGCTTTGGAAGATGGTCGCGTGTTGAACGGTACTGTAGTCAGAAAGACAGATCAACAATTGACTCTGCAAACACAGAACGAACAATTCGTATTCGATCGGCAACAGATTGAGGAGATGACTCAGTCAAATCTCTCACTCATGCCAGAGGGACAATTGGAAAAGCTGAGCGATCAGCAACTGGCAGATTTGATTGCCTATCTTGCCGGTAATTCGCAAGTGAAGTTACCGGCAGGAGTAGAGATTCAGAGTCCTTGA
- a CDS encoding sulfotransferase — protein MTQTSKIILGMGTGRCGTLSLAEILNGQPNTQVTHEEAPLLPWDHESDSDIIAKRFARMRRKRNAEFVGDIASFYLPYIDEIIQTEPDVRIVCLKRNKDAVVKSFCRWLDQVHPLPTNHWAKELPPGWHYEPNWSRIFPKYDIQSREAGIARYWDEYNERSETLAKQFPDQLRIVNVEQLNDEAGVRELLTFVGIPKDQQVNHAGLHTHKSSKTPAQKAAPRASAHPMDTKKCVVLVPYSGSIVPQCEQSLKELERRGYVVRRIRGYAAIDQGRNQLATNALKDGFEETMWIDSDVGFFPDAIEKLRKHNLPISCGIYPKKGKRELACHVLPGTPKMVFGNGGGLIEILYAGTGFLHIRREVYRKIQEELKLPMCNERFGETMIPFFHPMLYQRDDGYDYLAEDYSFCQRARDCGFQIMADTTVRLWHVGTYAYGWEDAGKEPERFGSFTLNFNQ, from the coding sequence ATGACGCAAACTTCGAAGATTATCCTCGGCATGGGAACAGGCCGTTGTGGAACGCTTTCACTGGCTGAAATTCTGAATGGCCAGCCAAACACGCAAGTCACGCATGAAGAAGCTCCTTTATTACCTTGGGATCACGAATCAGACAGCGACATCATTGCCAAACGGTTTGCCCGGATGCGACGGAAACGGAATGCGGAATTTGTCGGGGATATCGCCTCTTTTTATCTGCCGTATATAGATGAGATCATTCAGACAGAACCAGATGTTCGCATTGTCTGTTTGAAACGGAATAAAGACGCTGTTGTTAAAAGCTTCTGCCGCTGGCTTGATCAGGTGCATCCGCTACCTACAAACCATTGGGCGAAAGAACTGCCACCGGGCTGGCACTATGAGCCGAATTGGTCACGTATCTTTCCCAAGTATGACATCCAGAGCAGGGAAGCAGGCATCGCCCGTTACTGGGATGAATACAACGAGCGTTCTGAAACACTGGCCAAACAGTTTCCTGATCAACTGCGAATTGTGAATGTCGAACAACTGAACGACGAGGCAGGGGTTCGCGAACTGCTGACATTTGTGGGAATTCCCAAAGACCAGCAGGTTAATCATGCGGGATTGCATACACATAAATCGAGCAAGACTCCCGCTCAAAAAGCAGCTCCCCGTGCGTCGGCTCATCCGATGGACACTAAAAAGTGTGTTGTATTGGTTCCTTATTCCGGAAGTATTGTTCCGCAGTGCGAGCAGTCCCTCAAAGAATTGGAACGCCGAGGTTACGTCGTCCGTCGTATCAGAGGTTACGCAGCCATAGACCAGGGGCGCAATCAACTGGCAACCAACGCCTTAAAAGACGGCTTTGAGGAGACGATGTGGATCGATTCCGATGTCGGCTTCTTTCCCGATGCCATTGAAAAACTACGAAAGCATAATCTGCCGATTTCCTGTGGTATCTATCCCAAAAAAGGCAAGCGGGAATTGGCCTGTCATGTATTGCCAGGCACACCGAAGATGGTGTTCGGTAATGGTGGGGGACTGATTGAGATCTTATATGCGGGAACAGGCTTTCTACATATCCGCCGTGAAGTCTATCGTAAGATTCAGGAAGAACTCAAACTTCCGATGTGCAACGAACGTTTTGGCGAAACCATGATCCCCTTTTTCCATCCGATGCTGTATCAAAGAGATGACGGCTATGATTATCTGGCGGAAGACTACTCATTCTGCCAGCGCGCCCGCGACTGCGGCTTTCAGATCATGGCAGATACCACCGTCCGACTCTGGCACGTTGGTACCTACGCCTACGGCTGGGAAGACGCCGGCAAAGAACCAGAGCGCTTTGGTTCATTCACACTGAATTTTAATCAATAG
- a CDS encoding Gfo/Idh/MocA family oxidoreductase, translated as MDHNPLNRRDFLKTSGTTAVAASTIAGLATVPAFGAANSNEAIRIGFIGPGGRGFGAHVKKLVQLKKDGMNIDLVAVSDVYSEHRDRTANYIKKELGNDVNAYVDYRDMLEKEKLDAVAIGTPDHWHAKQTIDAMNAGLNVYCEKPMTKKVEEALAVVDTWKKTGKIMQVGVQSTSLPVWDDVRARLQDGQLGKVLQFQTEYFRNSSMGQWRYYALKKEMNPKNINWDLWLGTKEGLAEHQPFDRAVYAQWRRFWPFGSGMYTDLFVHRTTAMLKATGLRFPGRVVGAGGLFLEYDGRDVPDVATVAADFNEGVQGLINATMCNQETRIQQVIRGHHGSFVFGNGEGFDGYDFVPERPQVTRDSSLKKQRIDVAQVKDTTYNHFKNWIEAMEANDQSKCNNPPDLGAAAIAIVNLGSSSYRDGKVFHFDPDSRKISNGDGSWAKKWEAMSKARQKPKHIPGWKAGDKGSLLEEPKYMALAGPWIDGKPPKADPNSNAG; from the coding sequence ATGGACCACAACCCTCTCAATCGCCGAGATTTCCTGAAAACATCAGGAACAACAGCTGTTGCCGCCAGTACCATCGCCGGATTGGCAACCGTACCTGCATTCGGAGCCGCCAACAGTAACGAAGCCATTCGCATTGGATTTATCGGCCCCGGTGGACGTGGGTTTGGCGCACATGTGAAGAAGCTGGTCCAGTTAAAGAAGGACGGCATGAACATTGACCTGGTCGCTGTCTCTGATGTCTATTCAGAACACCGTGATCGCACAGCCAACTATATCAAAAAGGAGCTGGGCAATGATGTAAATGCCTATGTCGATTATCGCGACATGCTCGAAAAAGAAAAGCTGGATGCGGTGGCGATTGGAACTCCCGACCACTGGCACGCCAAGCAGACCATCGATGCCATGAACGCCGGCCTCAACGTCTATTGTGAAAAACCAATGACGAAGAAAGTCGAGGAAGCACTGGCGGTCGTTGATACCTGGAAAAAGACAGGCAAGATCATGCAGGTCGGTGTACAGTCCACGAGTCTGCCTGTTTGGGATGATGTCCGGGCACGTCTCCAGGACGGGCAACTCGGCAAAGTACTACAGTTCCAGACCGAATACTTCCGCAACTCTTCCATGGGTCAGTGGCGGTACTACGCTCTGAAAAAAGAGATGAACCCGAAAAACATTAATTGGGATCTCTGGCTCGGTACAAAGGAAGGTCTGGCAGAACATCAACCGTTTGACCGTGCTGTGTATGCCCAATGGCGTCGTTTCTGGCCTTTCGGATCGGGCATGTATACCGACCTTTTCGTTCACAGAACCACGGCGATGTTGAAAGCCACCGGACTGAGATTTCCTGGCCGCGTTGTCGGAGCAGGGGGGCTCTTCCTGGAATACGATGGAAGAGATGTGCCTGATGTCGCTACAGTGGCAGCCGACTTCAACGAAGGTGTCCAAGGGCTGATCAACGCCACCATGTGTAACCAAGAGACCCGCATTCAGCAGGTCATTCGTGGCCATCATGGTTCGTTTGTCTTTGGAAACGGCGAAGGGTTCGACGGGTACGATTTCGTTCCTGAACGACCACAAGTCACACGAGACAGTTCGTTGAAAAAACAACGAATCGATGTCGCACAGGTCAAAGACACCACCTATAACCACTTCAAAAACTGGATTGAAGCGATGGAGGCGAATGACCAAAGTAAGTGTAACAATCCCCCCGATCTTGGTGCAGCCGCGATTGCGATTGTCAACCTGGGCTCCAGCAGTTATCGCGACGGGAAAGTGTTCCACTTCGATCCTGATTCACGCAAGATTTCCAATGGCGATGGAAGCTGGGCAAAAAAATGGGAAGCCATGTCAAAAGCACGGCAAAAACCAAAACACATTCCCGGCTGGAAAGCCGGCGATAAAGGAAGCCTTTTGGAAGAGCCCAAATACATGGCACTTGCAGGTCCGTGGATCGATGGCAAACCACCGAAAGCGGACCCCAACTCCAACGCGGGTTAA
- a CDS encoding CoA-binding protein: MSKPTVAIIGASTDRQKYGNKAVRAYLKQGYDVYPVHPRETTIEGLPVYPTLEEVPVEDLDRISVYVPPEIGMSLLESIREKGANEIWFNPGSESPELLARATELGVNVIQACSIIDIGESPSAMHE, from the coding sequence ATGAGTAAACCCACCGTCGCTATTATTGGAGCCAGCACGGACCGACAAAAATATGGAAATAAGGCGGTTCGTGCTTATCTGAAGCAGGGCTATGACGTTTACCCGGTCCATCCCCGGGAAACGACGATTGAGGGCTTACCAGTTTATCCTACCCTGGAAGAAGTGCCTGTCGAAGATCTGGATCGAATCAGCGTTTATGTTCCCCCTGAAATCGGGATGTCGCTGCTGGAATCAATCCGTGAGAAAGGGGCCAACGAAATCTGGTTCAATCCGGGTAGTGAGAGTCCTGAGCTGCTCGCACGCGCCACTGAACTGGGTGTGAATGTCATTCAGGCTTGCAGTATTATCGATATCGGGGAATCGCCTTCTGCAATGCATGAATAA
- a CDS encoding DHH family phosphoesterase, with translation MSINWSPLCELIETHQKILLSCHVRPDADALGSELALAGFLKQLGKEVRIINPSVHPQSLEFLIGEHEVRYVGDGVTAEDFEWAELHMILDTSAWSQLPGLANFYRKTESKKVVIDHHVSSDTMGAEEFKDINSPATGCLIYDLGKALKCTLTPEIATLIYAAIATDTGWFRFPSTTSYTMQIVSDLISAGAEPHQIYELLYEQNSLPQLKLMGRVLGKVQTDFDGLLAYTVVSCEDFSETGTTPVDTEGLVNYCLTLAGTQAAFIAVEQRSRQVKISFRSRTTWDISKIAESFGGGGHRQASGAMLNGPLTSAVTKVLGKFREMFDASDN, from the coding sequence ATGAGCATTAACTGGAGTCCCCTTTGTGAACTAATCGAAACGCATCAGAAAATTCTCCTTTCCTGTCATGTCCGACCTGATGCCGACGCTCTGGGGTCGGAATTAGCGTTGGCTGGTTTTCTCAAGCAATTAGGAAAAGAAGTACGGATAATCAATCCCTCGGTGCACCCCCAAAGTCTGGAATTTCTGATCGGAGAACACGAAGTTCGTTATGTTGGTGATGGTGTGACTGCCGAAGATTTCGAATGGGCTGAATTGCACATGATTCTCGACACCAGTGCCTGGTCACAATTACCGGGCCTGGCGAATTTTTATCGCAAAACTGAATCAAAAAAAGTGGTGATCGATCATCACGTCAGTTCCGATACAATGGGCGCCGAGGAATTCAAGGATATTAATTCCCCTGCCACAGGCTGTCTGATTTATGATTTGGGAAAAGCCCTGAAGTGTACGCTGACTCCCGAGATTGCGACCCTGATTTATGCGGCGATTGCGACCGACACCGGCTGGTTTCGTTTCCCTTCAACCACCAGTTATACGATGCAAATCGTCAGCGATCTGATTTCCGCCGGGGCTGAGCCGCATCAGATTTATGAACTACTTTATGAGCAGAATAGTTTACCTCAATTAAAATTGATGGGGCGAGTGCTTGGTAAAGTGCAAACCGATTTTGATGGCCTGCTGGCTTATACGGTTGTCAGTTGCGAAGACTTCAGCGAAACCGGAACGACACCAGTGGATACAGAGGGATTAGTTAACTATTGCCTTACGTTAGCAGGAACTCAGGCCGCTTTTATTGCCGTTGAACAACGCAGTCGTCAGGTGAAAATCAGTTTTCGAAGCCGCACCACCTGGGATATTTCCAAAATCGCCGAATCATTTGGAGGGGGCGGGCATCGACAAGCTTCCGGAGCGATGTTAAACGGCCCGCTTACTTCAGCCGTCACAAAAGTGTTGGGGAAATTCCGGGAAATGTTTGACGCCAGCGACAATTAG